A window of Quercus robur chromosome 12, dhQueRobu3.1, whole genome shotgun sequence genomic DNA:
AAAGAACATAATGAGGAGAGCGAGGGAATTGAATGATTAAACAGTTGTACCAAATGATTTAAAAAGATAACCAACTAGAATTATTGAGGAAGTCCACTAATAGGCATGGTTCAACTCCCCACTTATTTATAAAGCATAATTTATAAACATCCATTGTATCCCAACACTTGAGAAATATTTTGATACATCTTACTaacagtttttcttttataattcaatagttgggggaTTTGAAACCTATACGTCTCCATTAAAAACACTACGAAGTGtcagttgagctacaagactcttgacatGGTTTCTTACTAacaataaaaagagaatttatgaaaaaaattaaacaaaatgttCTAGACCACTAAATTGACTTCTCCATTACcaaccaaaatatttttaaaataaatttttttttttttaaaaaaacccatGCATGGGCATgtgcacacacatatacacgttttttttttttttttttattaataagtttGATTTACACATAACATGTTATATATTACACATGTTATGAGCAATATACAACGTGAATCACATGGTACTAGGTAGTAGGTACCATACTAAcctttcaggaaaaaaaaaaaaaaaaaaaaaggaaaaggtacTATACTAACCAGCACACACATGGAAATTATGTGCAACATGCAACATGAATTGCAATCCAATCaccattaaaatttcaaaacaaaacacagCCATAAGATCAAACAAGATTTGTAACCATATCATGTTATAAAAGATACAGATGCACCGTATATCGAAAGGAgtataaaattttctgtttACCTTTCACCTCGTCTCTCATTTTCACGTTTCCTCTTCAAATCAGCTTTTCGTGCTTCAAATTCCTCTCTGCTCATGATTGGAGGTGGAACATTCATACCCATACTGAAATCTGCAAGATCCCTACATAtgtccaaaaaatttataacattaAGCTTACTGGGCAGACAAACAGGCATTGCACAACAAAAGTCACATGACCACCTTACTATTAGACACTAAACCACCCccacatagagagagagagagagagagaactagaTTTACAAAGGACACAGCTCATAAATACCTTTGAGGTGGAACAGGAGGGAACATATAGCCCTGTGCAGCAAATGGGTCctgaggaggaattcctccaaAAGGCATGTCAAAGGGGCCTAGTCCATAACCTGAATAAGGCATGGCACCAGGATAATGTGCCATATACCCATCCATACCAGGCTGCATGCCGTTCCAATATGGATTAAAGGCAGAGGGAGCAAAAGGCATCATATAATTCTCAGCTGCAAAGTCTTGAGAGGGTTTCCACTGCAAATCTACAAGGCAAATATGAATAAATAAGCCTAATACCATTAAGGGGTGGCAACAGTCctattacaatttttaatattaaggatatttatatcaaaatacattAAGATAAACCCTATTCTCAAAAGAATTTTCATCTAAGCATTAAGAAAAAAGCCAAAGAAGAGCACAAAAATACCATTTGTAGGCACACggactttcttctttttctttttctttcctgaaaaattaaaaagtgtgAGATAGATCATCCAGAAACCTCATTAAGACAACCAACAAATAAGATATAGGACATGTTAATAGTTTCTACGATACTTCTTTTAATAATGCTTATAAGGTTTCAGTGTCTTATGACAAAAATTAACAGCTCCTAATgataccaccaaaaaaaaaaaaaaaaaaaaaaaaaaaaaaaaaaaaagagagaaatccaTGGGCTAAAGTATCTAAGATTCTAAGCAGCAGTGGACTCAATATGCATTGGGAGTGGACAAAAATACCATTAGAAAATACATTACCAGCATCACTGACAGCCAACCTCTGCTGCACTTCTTCCTCAGCCAAGGGGGCACTCCCCTGTGATGCTGCTGGTTCTTTCACACTCATTGACTCGTGTGTTGCTTCAGAGATATCAGTTGTTTTTGCAGTCCTTGCTCGCTCTGCTGTCTGTTGTGGGAGAATAGCAGCAGCCTTTCCCTCAACTGCAGTATCCTGTATCTTTGGGGTCTCTTCATTAATGGTTGATCGCTTTTGTTCACCCTTTGATGCAGCAGATAAAGTTGGGGATGGAATTCTGGGCTGTGGACAACGAGCAGACTCCATATCTGAATGTTAAAAGTCAAAAAGTCATTAATAAAATGTATTATATGACACAATTATGATTAATATAAAGGCTATTAACTAAAACACATACCTTGAACTTGAAAAGTACTTCCAGCATTTTCAGCACTGCTGTTACCAGCCTCCAATATCCGATTGATTGTATCCCTAAGTGTCTTATTTGGCAGAAGATCATCTGCAAGTATATTTGTTGCCCCACATATACACATTGACTTCGAGATTATGTGGTCCCTGATACCTGAGTAAAATtatacaaacaaaaatttcaaagacATGGCAGTTTAAGAACAAGGAGCAGTGAAGTGGTTGAAAGGGTGCTAAAATCACTGATGGATGAAGACAAGCAGATGAAACCATAGTACTGAAGTAAAGATTCTAATTATGTTCTAATGCTGGCAAAAAATAACTGcatttaaaggttttttttttttttttttaataagtaaaaagagaggataataatattataactGCATTTAAAGGTTTAAAACATACATCTATCACAGAAGCTCTGAAAACAGCACTTGCTTGTCAGCACAGCATCTTTCATTACGTCCTTGCACAATGGGCAGTGGAGCTCTGGTGGTAGCTCACCAACAGAACGTGTGGATGGTAACCCttcaatttctctctcaaaagcaGCCCTGTTTTCAATTTAAATGTTATGATGAATTTTCAAGCCTACAATTAACAGTATGGATAGCCACTGTAAAAAACTTCGAATCATATCAGCTTACTCATTTGGTCTCAAGACAGCTACAGCACCACTTGGCAATGCATATGAGCCATCTGGGGTTGCCATCAGCATGGACTTCGGTATACCAGTTGGTGGCTTCACCTTTTTGATGTCAAAATTTGGATCACCGTTTGTAGGGCAGTGCTGAATGAAGTGCCCTGAACACAAAAAGTTTCACATAGTGAGCCTTTTTTTGCCACAAAGATAGACCTCTCAGCaagtaattttataaataaaaaagggtgGAAAGACGAAAAAGGAGGAGGAAAAAGGCATAAAACCATGAACATACCAGGCACCTTGCACCTGTGACATACATAGCCCTGAGGAGGAGTTTTGCGCTCAAATCCTGCTCGACCTCAAAAAGAGATTAACAAATTTCAGCTTATCACAGAAATATATATTAGTAATGGTTGATGTGAAATATAAAACTAAATGCGGTATACGGACTCACCAAATCCACGCCCACCCATTCTACCTCCCATACCCCCCCTTCCAAAACCT
This region includes:
- the LOC126710275 gene encoding E3 ubiquitin ligase PQT3-like isoform X1; amino-acid sequence: MAVYYKFKSAKDYDSIPMDGPFLSVGTLKEKIFESKHLGRGTDFDLVVTNAQTNEEYLDEAMLIPKNTSVLIRRVPGRPRMTIVTEQEPKVESKMDDPEPEKSSFPVSNASTMKYPEDSEWDEFGNDLYAIPEVLPVQSNNPVPEALPTNKADEDSKIKALIDTPALDWQRQGPDGFAHGRGFGRGGMGGRMGGRGFGRAGFERKTPPQGYVCHRCKVPGHFIQHCPTNGDPNFDIKKVKPPTGIPKSMLMATPDGSYALPSGAVAVLRPNEAAFEREIEGLPSTRSVGELPPELHCPLCKDVMKDAVLTSKCCFQSFCDRCIRDHIISKSMCICGATNILADDLLPNKTLRDTINRILEAGNSSAENAGSTFQVQDMESARCPQPRIPSPTLSAASKGEQKRSTINEETPKIQDTAVEGKAAAILPQQTAERARTAKTTDISEATHESMSVKEPAASQGSAPLAEEEVQQRLAVSDAGKKKKKKKVRVPTNDLQWKPSQDFAAENYMMPFAPSAFNPYWNGMQPGMDGYMAHYPGAMPYSGYGLGPFDMPFGGIPPQDPFAAQGYMFPPVPPQRDLADFSMGMNVPPPIMSREEFEARKADLKRKRENERRGEREFSKDRDFGDVQSMKLKSKPIPPHPVSNAEHHPQRHRSERSPDAPRPAKRKSSEHHHEYDRDRDYDRDRDRDYDYHDHDHRNHQRHRSESSSARPPQPPSSETSAAAAAAAAAAAAERKQKASVFSRISFPAEEANKKRKLSSSSSTEAPGVPASSKALANGYHHHDDYKSGSTKVAASVTSGSGRKSSSAVDYESSDDDRHFKRKPSRYEPSPPPPVEWEEDARPSRGSRERERSKHR
- the LOC126710275 gene encoding E3 ubiquitin ligase PQT3-like isoform X2; translation: MAVYYKFKSAKDYDSIPMDGPFLSVGTLKEKIFESKHLGRGTDFDLVVTNAQTNEEYLDEAMLIPKNTSVLIRRVPGRPRMTIVTEQEPKVESKMDDPEPEKSSFPVSNASTMKYPEDSEWDEFGNDLYAIPEVLPVQSNNPVPEALPTNKADEDSKIKALIDTPALDWQRQGPDGFAHGRGFGRGGMGGRMGGRGFGFERKTPPQGYVCHRCKVPGHFIQHCPTNGDPNFDIKKVKPPTGIPKSMLMATPDGSYALPSGAVAVLRPNEAAFEREIEGLPSTRSVGELPPELHCPLCKDVMKDAVLTSKCCFQSFCDRCIRDHIISKSMCICGATNILADDLLPNKTLRDTINRILEAGNSSAENAGSTFQVQDMESARCPQPRIPSPTLSAASKGEQKRSTINEETPKIQDTAVEGKAAAILPQQTAERARTAKTTDISEATHESMSVKEPAASQGSAPLAEEEVQQRLAVSDAGKKKKKKKVRVPTNDLQWKPSQDFAAENYMMPFAPSAFNPYWNGMQPGMDGYMAHYPGAMPYSGYGLGPFDMPFGGIPPQDPFAAQGYMFPPVPPQRDLADFSMGMNVPPPIMSREEFEARKADLKRKRENERRGEREFSKDRDFGDVQSMKLKSKPIPPHPVSNAEHHPQRHRSERSPDAPRPAKRKSSEHHHEYDRDRDYDRDRDRDYDYHDHDHRNHQRHRSESSSARPPQPPSSETSAAAAAAAAAAAAERKQKASVFSRISFPAEEANKKRKLSSSSSTEAPGVPASSKALANGYHHHDDYKSGSTKVAASVTSGSGRKSSSAVDYESSDDDRHFKRKPSRYEPSPPPPVEWEEDARPSRGSRERERSKHR